In the genome of Bradyrhizobium arachidis, one region contains:
- the cimA gene encoding citramalate synthase has translation MSKERLYLFDTTLRDGAQTNGVDFTLTDKQIIAAMLDDLGIDYVEGGYPGANPLDSEFFAARPKLNHARFTAFGMTRRAGRSVSNDPGVAGLLEAKADAICFVAKSSAYQVRVALETTKEENLASIRDSVAVAKAAGREVMLDCEHFFDGYKEDSSFALACAKAAYEAGARWVVLCDTNGGTMPNEVEAIVTEVTKHIPGDHVGIHAHNDTEQAVANSLAAVRAGARQIQGTLNGLGERCGNANLCSLIPTLKLKKEFADVFEVGVTAEKLTTLVKVSRTLDDMLNRVPNRHAPYVGESAFVTKTGIHASAVLKDPQTYEHVLPETVGNHRKVLVSDQAGRSNVIAELDRAGIPYEKSDPKLTRLVEELKEREAQGYAYESANASFELLARRTLGKVPHYFEVEQFDVNVEQRYNSHGERVTVALAVVKVDVAGERLISAAEGNGPVNALDVALRKDLGKYQKYIDGLKLIDYRVRILNGGSEAVTRVLIESEDENGDRWTTVGVSPNIIDASFQALMDSVIYKLVKSGAPT, from the coding sequence ATGAGCAAAGAGCGCCTCTATCTGTTCGACACCACGCTGCGCGACGGCGCGCAGACCAACGGCGTCGATTTCACGCTGACCGACAAGCAGATCATCGCGGCGATGCTGGATGATCTCGGCATCGACTATGTCGAGGGCGGCTATCCCGGCGCCAATCCGCTCGATAGCGAATTCTTTGCGGCGAGGCCAAAGCTCAATCATGCGCGCTTCACCGCCTTCGGCATGACGCGGCGGGCAGGGCGCTCGGTCTCCAACGATCCCGGCGTCGCCGGGCTGCTCGAAGCCAAGGCCGACGCGATCTGCTTCGTGGCAAAGTCGTCGGCCTACCAGGTGCGCGTCGCGCTGGAGACGACGAAAGAGGAGAATCTCGCCTCGATCCGCGACAGCGTCGCGGTGGCGAAGGCCGCGGGCCGCGAAGTCATGCTCGACTGCGAGCATTTCTTCGACGGCTACAAGGAGGATTCCAGCTTCGCGCTTGCCTGCGCCAAGGCCGCTTATGAGGCCGGCGCGCGCTGGGTGGTGCTGTGCGACACCAATGGCGGCACCATGCCGAACGAGGTCGAGGCCATCGTCACCGAGGTGACAAAACACATCCCCGGCGACCATGTCGGCATCCACGCCCATAACGACACCGAGCAGGCGGTGGCGAATTCGCTCGCCGCGGTGCGCGCCGGCGCGCGGCAGATCCAGGGCACGCTCAACGGCCTCGGCGAGCGCTGCGGCAACGCCAATCTCTGCTCGCTGATCCCGACGCTGAAACTGAAGAAGGAGTTTGCCGACGTCTTCGAGGTCGGCGTCACCGCTGAGAAGCTGACGACGCTCGTCAAAGTCTCGCGCACGCTCGACGACATGCTCAATCGCGTGCCGAACCGGCATGCTCCTTACGTCGGCGAGAGCGCCTTCGTCACCAAGACCGGCATCCATGCTTCCGCCGTGCTGAAGGATCCGCAGACCTACGAGCACGTCCTGCCCGAGACGGTCGGCAACCACCGCAAGGTGCTGGTGTCGGACCAGGCCGGCCGCTCCAACGTCATCGCCGAGCTCGATCGTGCCGGCATTCCCTATGAGAAGAGCGATCCGAAGCTGACGCGGCTCGTCGAGGAATTGAAGGAGCGCGAGGCACAGGGCTACGCCTATGAATCCGCCAATGCCTCGTTCGAGCTCCTGGCGCGCCGCACGCTCGGCAAGGTGCCGCATTATTTCGAGGTCGAGCAGTTCGACGTCAATGTCGAGCAGCGCTACAATTCGCACGGCGAGCGCGTCACCGTCGCTTTGGCGGTGGTCAAGGTCGACGTCGCCGGCGAGCGCCTGATCTCGGCGGCCGAAGGCAACGGTCCCGTCAACGCGCTCGACGTCGCGCTGCGCAAGGATCTTGGCAAGTACCAGAAATACATCGACGGCCTGAAGCTGATCGACTACCGCGTGCGTATCCTCAACGGCGGCTCCGAGGCGGTCACGCGCGTGCTGATCGAGAGCGAGGACGAGAACGGGGACCGCTGGACCACGGTCGGGGTGTCCCCGAACATCATCGACGCCTCGTTCCAGGCGCTGATGGATTCGGTGATCTACAAGCTCGTGAAATCGGGCGCGCCGACGTAA
- a CDS encoding VOC family protein encodes MIDHISVGVSDLDRSAKFYEATLATLGLTRLVTRPRTVGFGKAYPEFWINLREGMQRVGPESGVHICLRAKTTAEIDAFHAAAVFAGGVSDGAPGLRPHDRVRYYAAFVLDPDGNRIEAVTFPGE; translated from the coding sequence ATGATCGACCACATCTCCGTCGGCGTCAGCGATCTCGATCGCTCCGCAAAGTTCTACGAGGCCACACTCGCAACGCTCGGCCTCACGCGTCTCGTCACGCGGCCGCGGACGGTCGGCTTCGGCAAGGCCTATCCGGAGTTCTGGATCAATCTTCGCGAGGGTATGCAGCGCGTTGGGCCGGAGAGCGGGGTGCACATCTGCCTGCGGGCAAAGACCACGGCCGAGATCGATGCGTTTCATGCCGCCGCGGTGTTCGCCGGTGGTGTCTCCGACGGCGCGCCGGGCCTGCGGCCACACGACCGTGTGCGCTATTACGCAGCCTTCGTCCTCGATCCCGATGGTAACCGGATCGAGGCGGTGACGTTTCCGGGCGAGTAG
- a CDS encoding TIGR00730 family Rossman fold protein, with protein MSTIKTVCVYCGSGPGTNPRFTEGAKAFGKALAENNIRLVYGGGSLGLMGSVATSVLDHGGTVTGIIPEFLRKRENALTRVQEMIVTPDMHERKRLMFERSDAFVALPGGVGTLEELVEQLTWKQLGRHAKPVLLANIDNFWEPLFSLLSHMRQTEFIRAGLSVDILKADRVEEILPKLKAAAAQIAEAEKQLAPEVARRL; from the coding sequence ATGAGCACCATTAAAACCGTCTGTGTCTATTGTGGCTCCGGCCCCGGAACCAATCCCCGCTTCACCGAAGGCGCCAAGGCGTTCGGCAAGGCCCTCGCCGAGAACAACATCCGCCTCGTCTATGGCGGCGGCTCGCTCGGCCTGATGGGCTCGGTCGCGACCTCCGTGCTCGATCACGGCGGCACGGTCACCGGCATCATCCCCGAATTCCTCCGCAAGCGCGAGAACGCGCTGACGCGCGTGCAGGAGATGATCGTCACCCCCGACATGCACGAGCGCAAGCGGCTGATGTTCGAGCGTTCGGACGCTTTCGTGGCGCTGCCGGGTGGCGTCGGCACGCTGGAAGAGCTGGTCGAGCAGCTGACCTGGAAGCAGCTCGGCCGTCACGCCAAGCCGGTGTTGCTCGCCAATATCGACAATTTCTGGGAGCCGCTGTTCTCGCTGCTGTCGCATATGCGCCAGACCGAGTTCATCCGCGCCGGGCTTTCGGTCGACATCCTCAAGGCCGATCGCGTCGAGGAGATCTTGCCGAAGCTGAAGGCGGCAGCAGCCCAGATCGCCGAGGCGGAAAAGCAGCTCGCCCCGGAAGTCGCGCGCAGGCTGTAG
- a CDS encoding ABCB family ABC transporter ATP-binding protein/permease → MDQPQSFDGADVPEPAGGAPAGATLMGTLAHLWPYIWPGDRFDLKMRVVWSMVLLLVAKLITLAVPFSFKWATDALTSANTAPVAADNWHLWVIASPLLLTASYGAMRILMAVLTQWRDGIFARVAMHAVRKLATITFVHMHELSLRFHLERKTGGLTRVLERGREGIEVIVRMVILQLIPTIVEVSLLMAVLLWQFDWRYVVATLITVTVYMYYTYIATEWRIGIRRKMNDSDTEANTKAIDSLLNYETVKYFSAETREAQRYDKSVARYEEASVHTYTSLAVLNTGQAVIFTLGLTATMLMCAIGVRNGTNTVGDFVLVNAMMIQLYQPLNFMGMVYREIKQAIIDIEKMFGVLGREAEIKDVPGAQPLNVSAGTVRFEDVRFAYEPTRPILKGISFEVPAGKTVAIVGPSGAGKSTISRLLFRLYDVSGGKILIDGQDIREVTQASLRASIGMVPQDTVLFNDTIRYNIRYGRWGASDADVEEAARLAQIDHFIRMAPMGYETQVGERGLKLSGGEKQRVAIARTVLKAPPILVLDEATSALDTHTEHEIQGALDRVARNRTSLVIAHRLSTIVGADEIIVLDQGRIAERGTHAKLLAHGGLYASMWNRQREAEAAREKLAQMADNSEAPNREPPPVEDALAAPAAAE, encoded by the coding sequence ATGGACCAACCTCAATCGTTCGACGGCGCCGACGTTCCTGAACCTGCCGGCGGAGCGCCGGCCGGGGCCACCTTGATGGGCACGCTGGCGCATCTGTGGCCCTATATCTGGCCGGGCGACCGCTTCGACCTGAAGATGCGCGTGGTCTGGTCGATGGTGCTGCTGCTCGTGGCCAAGCTGATCACGCTGGCGGTCCCGTTCAGCTTCAAATGGGCGACCGACGCGCTGACCAGCGCCAACACCGCGCCGGTGGCGGCCGACAATTGGCACCTCTGGGTGATCGCCTCGCCGCTGCTGCTCACCGCGAGCTATGGCGCGATGCGCATCCTGATGGCGGTGCTGACGCAATGGCGCGACGGCATCTTCGCCCGCGTCGCCATGCATGCGGTGCGCAAGCTCGCCACCATCACCTTCGTCCACATGCACGAGCTGTCGCTGCGCTTTCACCTCGAGCGCAAGACCGGCGGCCTGACGCGCGTGCTCGAGCGCGGCCGCGAGGGCATCGAGGTCATCGTGCGCATGGTGATCCTGCAGCTGATCCCGACCATCGTCGAGGTCTCGCTGCTGATGGCGGTGCTGCTCTGGCAGTTCGACTGGCGCTACGTGGTCGCAACCCTGATCACGGTCACGGTCTATATGTACTACACCTACATCGCGACCGAGTGGCGGATCGGCATCCGCCGCAAGATGAACGATTCCGACACCGAGGCGAACACCAAGGCGATCGACTCGCTGCTCAACTACGAGACCGTGAAGTATTTCAGCGCCGAGACCCGCGAGGCGCAGCGCTACGACAAGTCGGTCGCGCGCTACGAGGAGGCGAGCGTCCACACTTACACTTCGCTGGCCGTGCTCAACACCGGCCAGGCCGTGATCTTCACGCTCGGGCTAACCGCGACCATGCTGATGTGCGCGATCGGCGTGCGCAACGGCACCAACACGGTCGGCGATTTCGTGCTGGTCAACGCCATGATGATCCAGCTCTACCAGCCCCTGAATTTCATGGGCATGGTCTATCGCGAGATCAAGCAGGCGATCATCGACATCGAGAAGATGTTCGGCGTGCTCGGCCGCGAGGCCGAGATCAAGGACGTGCCGGGCGCGCAGCCGCTGAACGTGTCCGCCGGCACGGTCCGCTTCGAGGACGTGCGCTTCGCCTACGAGCCGACGCGGCCGATCCTGAAAGGCATCAGCTTCGAGGTGCCGGCCGGCAAGACGGTTGCGATCGTCGGTCCGTCCGGTGCGGGCAAGTCGACGATCTCGCGCCTCTTGTTCCGCCTCTACGACGTCTCCGGCGGCAAGATCCTGATCGACGGCCAGGACATCCGCGAGGTCACGCAGGCGAGCCTGCGTGCCTCGATCGGCATGGTGCCGCAGGACACCGTGCTGTTCAACGACACCATCCGCTACAACATCCGCTACGGCCGCTGGGGCGCCAGCGATGCCGACGTCGAGGAGGCGGCGCGCCTCGCGCAGATCGACCATTTCATCCGCATGGCACCGATGGGCTACGAGACGCAGGTCGGCGAGCGCGGCCTGAAACTGTCCGGCGGCGAGAAGCAGCGCGTCGCGATCGCGCGCACCGTCTTGAAGGCGCCGCCGATCCTGGTGCTGGACGAGGCGACCTCGGCGCTCGACACCCATACCGAGCACGAGATCCAGGGTGCGCTCGACCGCGTCGCCAGGAACCGCACCTCGCTGGTGATCGCACACCGGCTCTCGACCATCGTCGGGGCCGACGAGATCATCGTGCTGGACCAGGGCCGCATCGCCGAGCGCGGCACCCACGCCAAACTGCTGGCGCACGGCGGCCTCTATGCCAGCATGTGGAACAGGCAGCGCGAGGCCGAGGCGGCGCGCGAGAAACTGGCCCAGATGGCCGACAACAGCGAGGCGCCCAACCGGGAGCCGCCGCCGGTCGAGGACGCCCTCGCGGCGCCGGCGGCCGCGGAGTGA
- a CDS encoding phosphatidylserine decarboxylase: MSILDSIQRQIPPIHKEGYPFIGGFALASLILFWLWSPLGWIGTILTVWCALFFRDPVRVTPVREGLVVSPADGRVSMITMALPPAELGLGDRPLPRISVFMSVFNCHVNRSPIAGRVDRIAYRPGLFINAELDKASEDNERNSLVISTPTARIGVVQIAGLVAKRIVCFVKEGQAIGAGERFGLIRFGSRLDVYLPVGTKALVSEGQTAIAGETILADLAGDDPSRAFRAN, from the coding sequence ATGTCCATTCTCGATTCGATCCAGCGTCAGATCCCGCCGATCCACAAGGAGGGCTATCCCTTCATCGGCGGCTTTGCGCTGGCAAGCCTGATCCTGTTTTGGCTGTGGTCGCCGCTGGGCTGGATCGGCACGATCCTGACCGTGTGGTGTGCGCTGTTCTTCCGCGATCCCGTCCGTGTGACGCCGGTGCGCGAGGGGCTCGTGGTGTCGCCGGCCGACGGCCGCGTCTCGATGATCACCATGGCGCTGCCGCCGGCCGAGCTCGGGCTCGGCGACCGGCCGCTGCCGCGCATCTCGGTGTTCATGAGTGTGTTCAACTGCCACGTGAACCGCAGCCCGATCGCGGGCAGGGTGGACCGCATTGCCTATCGGCCGGGCCTGTTCATCAATGCCGAGCTCGACAAGGCGAGCGAGGACAATGAGCGCAACTCGCTGGTGATCTCGACACCGACGGCGCGGATCGGCGTGGTCCAGATCGCAGGGCTGGTCGCCAAGCGCATCGTCTGCTTCGTCAAGGAGGGGCAGGCGATCGGCGCCGGCGAGCGTTTTGGCCTGATCCGCTTCGGCTCGCGGCTCGACGTCTATCTGCCTGTTGGCACCAAGGCGCTGGTTTCGGAAGGCCAGACCGCGATCGCCGGCGAGACCATCCTGGCCGACCTTGCCGGCGACGACCCGAGCCGCGCTTTCCGCGCCAATTAA
- a CDS encoding CDP-alcohol phosphatidyltransferase family protein, protein MTPYDLRDPDVRRRRFRPIPVRMLVPNVITLLAICAGLTAIRLSIEGRMSLAVYAIVFAAALDGIDGRVARLIKGQSKFGAELDSLADFVNFGVAPGLMLYFWQLHELGNAGWIAAMVFAISGGLRLARFNATMDDPNKPAFAANFFTGVPAPAGAITVLLPIYVAFLDLGRWPAAVTAAYTLLIAFLMVSRLPVFSGKTKRMRVPPELVLPAFVAVIVFIAILIAYPWHVLSIGTVLYLLCLPLGYKSYRDQARATEAAAPAGGEVPSPPSAPTLANLSDPPHDDDRPGRLH, encoded by the coding sequence ATGACGCCCTATGATTTGAGAGATCCCGATGTACGCCGCCGGCGGTTCCGCCCGATCCCGGTGCGGATGCTGGTGCCCAACGTCATCACGCTGCTGGCGATCTGCGCCGGTCTCACTGCGATCCGCCTGTCGATCGAAGGGCGGATGTCGCTCGCGGTCTACGCCATCGTGTTCGCGGCCGCGCTCGACGGCATCGACGGCCGCGTTGCGCGCCTGATCAAGGGCCAGTCGAAATTCGGCGCCGAGCTCGACAGCCTCGCCGACTTCGTCAATTTCGGCGTCGCGCCCGGCCTGATGCTGTATTTCTGGCAGCTGCACGAGCTCGGCAATGCCGGCTGGATCGCCGCGATGGTGTTCGCGATCTCCGGCGGCCTGCGGCTTGCGCGCTTCAACGCCACCATGGACGATCCGAACAAGCCGGCGTTTGCTGCCAATTTCTTCACCGGCGTGCCGGCGCCGGCCGGCGCCATCACGGTGCTGCTGCCGATCTATGTCGCGTTCCTCGATCTTGGCCGCTGGCCCGCGGCGGTGACGGCGGCCTACACGCTCCTGATCGCCTTCCTGATGGTGTCGCGCCTGCCGGTGTTCTCCGGCAAGACCAAGCGGATGCGCGTGCCGCCCGAGCTGGTGCTGCCGGCCTTCGTCGCGGTGATCGTCTTCATCGCGATCCTGATCGCCTATCCCTGGCACGTGCTCTCGATCGGGACGGTGCTGTATCTGCTCTGCCTGCCGCTCGGCTACAAATCCTATCGCGACCAGGCGCGGGCAACCGAAGCCGCTGCGCCCGCGGGCGGCGAGGTGCCGTCGCCGCCGTCGGCGCCGACGCTGGCAAATCTGTCCGACCCGCCGCACGACGACGATCGTCCCGGCCGGCTGCACTGA
- a CDS encoding RraA family protein, whose translation MTDTATGPLPASVLEALGRYDTPTICNAMEIVAPERRLIGYTTKQLVCPFPDLPPIVGYARTVAIRSVLKSSLPPEEQSKRRIEYYEYVGTGFGPRISVIQDIDGPDVGYGAFWGEVQSNVHKALGCLGVITDGSIRDIPQWAPGFQALAGSIGPSHAWVHAESFGGEVRVAGMTVKSDDLIHADQHGAIVIPLDVAAKLPEAAELCGRRETPILEIARSPDFSLEKLKAALKRSAEIH comes from the coding sequence GTGACTGATACCGCGACCGGGCCGCTGCCCGCTTCCGTCCTCGAAGCGCTGGGCCGCTATGACACGCCGACGATCTGCAATGCCATGGAGATCGTGGCGCCCGAACGCCGCCTGATCGGCTACACCACCAAGCAACTGGTCTGCCCGTTCCCCGACCTGCCGCCGATCGTCGGCTACGCCCGCACGGTCGCGATCCGCTCGGTGCTGAAATCGTCGTTGCCTCCTGAAGAGCAGTCGAAGCGCCGCATCGAATATTACGAATATGTCGGCACCGGCTTTGGCCCGCGCATCTCGGTGATCCAGGACATCGACGGTCCCGATGTCGGCTACGGCGCGTTCTGGGGCGAGGTGCAGAGCAATGTGCACAAGGCGCTCGGTTGCCTCGGCGTCATCACCGACGGCTCGATCCGCGACATTCCGCAATGGGCCCCTGGCTTCCAGGCATTGGCCGGCTCGATCGGCCCGTCGCATGCATGGGTGCATGCGGAGAGCTTTGGTGGCGAAGTGCGCGTCGCCGGCATGACGGTGAAGTCCGACGACCTCATCCACGCCGACCAGCACGGCGCCATCGTGATCCCGCTCGATGTCGCCGCAAAGCTGCCGGAGGCCGCCGAGCTTTGCGGTCGCCGCGAGACGCCGATCCTGGAGATCGCGCGCAGCCCCGACTTCTCGCTGGAGAAGCTCAAGGCCGCGCTGAAGCGCTCGGCGGAGATTCACTGA
- the plsY gene encoding glycerol-3-phosphate 1-O-acyltransferase PlsY, whose translation MGFWIAGAIGSAIAYLFGSLPTGYLAGKLLRGIDIREHGSRSTGATNVLRTLGKWPALVVLLVDVLKGAAAIVFARWFYRWLSTSPTVTPTALDLETWIAWAVCLAGLAALLGHSLSIWLNFTGGKSAATGLGVLLAMSWPVGLGAAIAFGVVLAASRIVSLSSIMAALTAIALVCGLEQPLPYRLLVIAGGIYVIVRHRANIQRLLAGTEPRFGQFSPEPGPGS comes from the coding sequence ATGGGTTTCTGGATAGCGGGTGCGATTGGGTCGGCGATCGCTTACCTCTTCGGTTCTCTGCCTACGGGCTACCTGGCGGGGAAGCTGCTTCGAGGCATAGACATCCGTGAGCACGGCTCCAGATCCACCGGCGCGACAAACGTGTTGCGCACTCTCGGGAAATGGCCCGCGCTGGTCGTGCTTTTGGTCGATGTGCTGAAGGGCGCCGCGGCGATCGTCTTCGCCCGCTGGTTCTATCGTTGGCTCTCGACATCGCCAACTGTCACGCCGACCGCGCTCGATCTGGAAACCTGGATCGCCTGGGCCGTGTGCCTTGCTGGACTTGCCGCGCTGTTGGGGCACAGCCTTTCGATCTGGCTCAACTTCACAGGCGGCAAATCCGCTGCGACTGGGCTCGGCGTCCTGCTGGCAATGTCCTGGCCAGTCGGTTTGGGGGCTGCAATCGCCTTTGGCGTTGTGTTGGCTGCTTCTCGCATTGTGTCACTGAGCTCGATCATGGCCGCGCTGACTGCGATCGCCCTCGTTTGCGGCCTGGAGCAACCGCTACCCTATCGGTTACTCGTGATTGCAGGCGGCATCTACGTGATCGTCCGCCACCGCGCCAACATTCAACGGCTGCTCGCAGGGACAGAGCCGCGGTTCGGACAATTCAGTCCAGAACCCGGGCCGGGATCGTAA
- a CDS encoding motility protein A, translating to MDIMTGVGLTAGIIVITAMIFMGGDLHMFISEHAMIIIFGGSISATMIRFPLSALLHGLPLGAKFAFTMSRLSAHDLVDELARIAEIARKQGPVGLEKVETDEPFLAKGIRYVADGYDLDFIRDNLERDRDNFLMHLDEGSKIYRAIGDCAPAFGMIGTLIGMVQMFANMTDPSKLGPFMATALLATLYGALVANLFCLPIADKLHGKLLDEETNRTLIIDGILMIRDSKSPTLVREMLLAYLPEKHRHAEGEPVPA from the coding sequence ATGGATATCATGACGGGCGTTGGGCTCACGGCCGGCATCATCGTCATCACGGCGATGATTTTCATGGGCGGCGACCTCCACATGTTCATCTCCGAACATGCGATGATCATCATCTTCGGCGGCTCGATCTCCGCCACCATGATCCGCTTTCCGCTCTCGGCGCTCCTGCACGGCCTTCCGCTCGGCGCCAAGTTCGCCTTCACCATGAGCCGGCTGTCGGCGCACGACCTCGTCGACGAGCTCGCTCGTATCGCCGAGATCGCCCGCAAGCAGGGCCCGGTCGGCCTCGAAAAGGTCGAGACCGACGAGCCGTTCCTGGCCAAGGGCATCCGCTACGTCGCCGACGGCTACGACCTCGACTTCATCCGCGACAATCTCGAGCGCGACCGCGACAACTTCCTGATGCACCTCGACGAGGGCAGCAAGATCTACCGCGCCATCGGCGACTGCGCCCCGGCCTTCGGCATGATCGGCACCCTGATCGGCATGGTGCAGATGTTCGCCAACATGACCGACCCCTCCAAGCTCGGCCCGTTCATGGCGACCGCGCTGCTCGCGACGCTCTACGGCGCGCTGGTCGCCAACCTGTTCTGTCTGCCGATCGCCGACAAGCTGCACGGCAAGCTGCTGGACGAAGAGACCAACCGCACCCTGATCATCGACGGCATCCTGATGATCCGCGACTCCAAGAGCCCGACGCTCGTGCGCGAAATGCTGCTGGCCTATCTGCCGGAGAAGCATCGTCACGCCGAGGGCGAGCCGGTGCCGGCGTAA
- a CDS encoding OmpA/MotB family protein produces the protein MAKKKRGDAHGGGHGWFVTFADLMGLMMSFFVMLVAFSTQDANKLKIVAGSMRDAFGVQSEARYAGIVESDGLPTRPRLKNVDHIQPEDASNTPTPDQEDRDKTSGAKIKVDRNFALAAASLRQALQDMPELTEMSKHIMFEETKQGLNLEIVDQDGRSMFADGSKVPYDRTRRLIEKLAIPLKATPLRVSIAGHTAAGFVPTRSDYGAFDLSADRANAVRQILEREGLPPSHIFAVSGKADTQPLFPDDPSLAANRRVTITLMREDPPLPPNLKP, from the coding sequence ATGGCCAAGAAGAAGCGCGGCGATGCTCACGGCGGTGGTCACGGCTGGTTCGTGACCTTCGCCGACCTGATGGGCCTGATGATGAGCTTCTTCGTGATGCTCGTCGCGTTCTCGACGCAGGACGCCAACAAGCTGAAGATCGTCGCCGGCTCGATGCGCGACGCCTTCGGCGTGCAGAGCGAAGCGCGCTATGCGGGCATCGTCGAATCCGACGGCCTGCCGACGCGCCCGCGGCTGAAGAACGTCGACCACATCCAGCCCGAGGATGCCTCCAACACGCCGACCCCGGACCAGGAGGATCGCGACAAGACCTCCGGCGCGAAGATCAAGGTCGATCGCAATTTCGCGCTCGCCGCGGCCTCGCTGCGCCAGGCCTTGCAGGACATGCCGGAACTAACCGAGATGTCCAAGCACATCATGTTTGAGGAGACCAAGCAGGGTCTTAACCTCGAGATCGTCGACCAGGATGGCCGCTCGATGTTCGCCGACGGCTCCAAGGTGCCGTACGACCGCACCCGCCGTCTGATCGAGAAGCTCGCTATCCCGCTCAAGGCGACGCCGCTGCGCGTCTCCATCGCCGGCCACACTGCGGCCGGATTCGTGCCGACTCGCAGCGACTACGGCGCCTTCGACCTCTCGGCCGACCGCGCCAACGCCGTGCGCCAGATACTCGAACGCGAGGGCCTGCCGCCGTCCCACATCTTCGCCGTCTCCGGCAAGGCGGACACCCAGCCGCTGTTTCCGGACGATCCCTCGCTCGCGGCCAACCGGCGGGTAACCATCACCCTGATGCGCGAAGATCCGCCGCTGCCGCCGAATCTGAAGCCGTAA